The Triticum dicoccoides isolate Atlit2015 ecotype Zavitan chromosome 6A, WEW_v2.0, whole genome shotgun sequence genome has a window encoding:
- the LOC119314420 gene encoding probable ribose-5-phosphate isomerase 3, chloroplastic has product MAAAATATAVRLHAAATRRAAPRRPARLAVRADAARAATALTQDDLKRLAAVRAVEQVQSGMVLGLGTGSTAAFAVAEIGALLASGKLSGIVGVPTSKRTFEQATSLGIPLSTLDDHPVIDLAIDGADEVDPDLNLVKGRGGALLREKMVEAASGKFVVVVDETKLVTGLGGSGLAMPVEVVQFCWKHNQVRLQDLFNEEGCEAKLRLNEDGKPYVTDNSNYIVDLYFKTPIRDALGAGKEIAALEGVVEHGLFLNMATSVIIAGSDGVSVKTK; this is encoded by the exons ATGGCCGCCGCCGCGACCGCCACCGCCGTCCGCCTCCACGCGGCGGCCACGcgacgcgccgccccgcgccggccggcGCGCCTCGCGGTGCGCGCGGACGCCGCGCGGGCGGCGACGGCGCTGACGCAGGACGACCTCAAGCGGCTCGCGGCGGTGCGCGCGGTGGAGCAGGTGCAGAGCGGCATGGTCCTGGGGCTCGGGACGGGTTCCACGgccgccttcgccgtcgccgaGATCGGCGCGCTCCTCGCCAGCGGGAAGCTCTCCGGCATCGTCGGCGTGCCCACCTCCAAGCGCACCTTCGAGCAGGCCACGTCGCTCGGGATCCCGCTCTCCACGCTCGACGACCACCCCGTCATCGACCTCGCCATCGACGGCGCCGACGAG GTCGACCCAGATCTTAACCTTGTCAAAGGGCGGGGTGGAGCCCTTCTCCGAGAGAAGATGGTCGAGGCCGCGTCAGGAaagttcgtcgtcgtcgtcgatgaGACGAAGCTGGTTACCGGCCTGGGAGGGAGCGGCCTCGCCATGCCGGTGGAGGTCGTGCAGTTCTGCTGGAAGCACAACCAAGTAAGGCTGCAGGATCTGTTCAACGAAGAAGGCTGCGAGGCAAAGCTGAGACTGAACGAGGATGGCAAGCCCTACGTTACCGACAACTCGAACTACATTGTCGATTTATACTTCAAGACGCCGATCAGGGACGCGTTGGGCGCGGGCAAGGAGATTGCGGCTTTGGAAGGAGTTGTTGAGCATGGGCTGTTCTTGAACATGGCAACTTCAGTGATCATTGCCGGATCCGACGGCGTCAGTGTCAAAACAAAGTGA
- the LOC119314421 gene encoding serine/threonine-protein kinase Nek3-like isoform X1 has translation MDQYEVLEQIGKGSFGSALLVRHKVEKKRYVLKKIRLARQTARCRRSAHQEMELIAKVRSPYIVEYRDSWVEKGCYVCIVIGYCEGGDMLEAIKKANGSHFPEEKLCVWLVQLLMALDYLHASHILHRDVKCSNIFLTKDQNIRLGDFGLAKVLTSDDLASSVVGTPSYMCPELLADIPYGSKSDIWSLGKYSYLIFSHMSCSEYRIFLLAKHLQLSGCCIYEMTALKHAFKAFDMQTLINKINKSVVAPLPTIYSGAFRGLIKSMLRRNPDHRPSAADLLNHPHLQPYVLEIQSKSSPAHNMFTAILPNRHEKNKTACSDDEETCKPQYVKSHSFKAQRIVELDNATANNGPPQSTRTAKDCSEPLHQQMGQLPDQVTNEVVKEAMDDKHSKEKGSPARTPRRASSTPRRRLEPAKTFHARTAHKEEPPPSGSSVDQTIQATRRASLSPHMFKAAEKRRVVNILTKLKSPDVSVNAPRIDRIAEFPLASSEDPLYPIMKLLPPSITDKSITKDKCTFQVLRGGSESHTNTRDPNLLSIDNNQVGSSSDWRQKRFDTTSYRQRAEALEGLLEFSAQLLQQERLQELGILLKPFGPGKASPRETAIWLSKSFKETGL, from the exons atggatcagtaCGAGGTGCTGGAGCAGATTGGGAAGGGCTCCTTTGGCTCTGCGCTCCTGGTCAGGCACAAGGTTGAGAAGAAGAG GTATGTCTTGAAGAAGATCCGGCTCGCCCGCCAGACCGCCAGGTGCCGTCGATCCGCGCACCAAGAG ATGGAGCTAATCGCGAAAGTAAGGAGCCCGTACATTGTGGAGTACAGAGATTCTTGGGTGGAGAAG GGCTGCTATGTGTGCATCGTGATCGGTTACTGCGAGGGAGGGGACAT GCTAGAGGCCATTAAGAAGGCTAACGGCAGCCATTTCCCGGAGGAG AAACTCTGTGTGTGGCTTGTTCAGCTCCTGATGGCGCTTGATTACCTGCATGCCAGTCATATCCTTCATCGAGACGTGAAG TGTTCAAATATATTTCTTACAAAGGACCAAAATATACGGCTCG GTGATTTTGGGCTGGCTAAAGTATTGACTTCTGATGATTTAGCTTCATCG gttgtgggaactcccagTTACATGTGCCCTGAGCTTCTTGCTGATATTCCATACGGCTCCAAGTCCGACATATGGTCGCTAGGCAAGTACTCCTATCTAATATTCAGTCACATGTCTTGCTCTGAATATCGCATTTTCCTCTTGGCTAAACATCTGCAGCTTTCAGGATGCTGCATCTATGAGATGACTGCGCTGAAGCATGCATTCAAAGCATTT GATATGCAGACACTGATAAACAAGATTAACAAGTCTGTCGTCGCTCCTCTACCGACTATATATTCGGGTGCATT TAGGGGCCTCATCAAAAGCATGCTGCGCAGAAATCCGGATCACAGACCAAGT GCTGCGGATCTGCTAAACCACCCGCATCTTCAGCCCTATGTGTTGGAAATCCAATCGAAATCAAGTCCGGCTCACAATATGTTCACAGCTATACTTCCTAACAGACATGAAAAAAACAAGACTGCATGTTCTGATGATGAAGAAACTTGCAAACCCCAATATGTTAAGAGTCATTCATTTAAAGCACAGAGGATTGTGGAACTTGACAATGCCACTGCTAACAATGGCCCTCCTCAGTCTACCAGAACAGCAAAAGATTGTTCAGAACCGCTTCATCAACAGATGGGTCAGTTACCAGACCAGGTCACCAACGAAGTTGTCAAAGAAGCGATGGATGATAAACATTCAAAAGAAAAAGGATCACCAGCACGTACCCCTCGAAGGGCGTCCTCTACTCCTAGGAGACGGCTAGAACCTGCAAAAACATTTCATGCTAGAACAGCTCACAAAGAGGAG CCTCCCCCATCAGGATCTTCAGTGGATCAGACAATACAAGCTACACGGCGAGCATCACTTTCCCCACACATGTTCAAAGCAGCTGAGAAGAGGCGAGTCGTCAACATTCTCACCAAATTGAAGTCTCCTGATGTTTCAGTTAACGCACCTCGAATCGACAGAATTGCTGAATTCCCACTGGCATCCTCTGAAGATCCGTTGTATCCCATCATGAAGCTCTTGCCACCATCTATCACTGACAAATCGATCACCAAGGACAAATGCACTTTCCAAGTGCTCCGGGGGGGCAGCGAAAGCCACACCAACACTCGTGATCCGAACCTGCTCAGTATCGACAATAATCAAGTCGGAAGTTCGTCCGATTGGAGGCAGAAGAGGTTTGACACGACGTCCTACCGGCAGCGAGCTGAGGCTCTAGAGGGCTTGCTTGAGTTCAGTGCCCAGTTGCTCCAACAAGAGAGACTTCAGGAGCTGGGGATCTTGCTAAAGCCTTTTGGGCCTGGGAAGGCGTCTCCAAGAGAGacagccatatggttgtcaaagaGCTTCAAAGAAACGGGATTATAA
- the LOC119314421 gene encoding serine/threonine-protein kinase Nek3-like isoform X2 — protein MDQYEVLEQIGKGSFGSALLVRHKVEKKRYVLKKIRLARQTARCRRSAHQEMELIAKVRSPYIVEYRDSWVEKGCYVCIVIGYCEGGDMLEAIKKANGSHFPEEKLCVWLVQLLMALDYLHASHILHRDVKCSNIFLTKDQNIRLGDFGLAKVLTSDDLASSVVGTPSYMCPELLADIPYGSKSDIWSLGCCIYEMTALKHAFKAFDMQTLINKINKSVVAPLPTIYSGAFRGLIKSMLRRNPDHRPSAADLLNHPHLQPYVLEIQSKSSPAHNMFTAILPNRHEKNKTACSDDEETCKPQYVKSHSFKAQRIVELDNATANNGPPQSTRTAKDCSEPLHQQMGQLPDQVTNEVVKEAMDDKHSKEKGSPARTPRRASSTPRRRLEPAKTFHARTAHKEEPPPSGSSVDQTIQATRRASLSPHMFKAAEKRRVVNILTKLKSPDVSVNAPRIDRIAEFPLASSEDPLYPIMKLLPPSITDKSITKDKCTFQVLRGGSESHTNTRDPNLLSIDNNQVGSSSDWRQKRFDTTSYRQRAEALEGLLEFSAQLLQQERLQELGILLKPFGPGKASPRETAIWLSKSFKETGL, from the exons atggatcagtaCGAGGTGCTGGAGCAGATTGGGAAGGGCTCCTTTGGCTCTGCGCTCCTGGTCAGGCACAAGGTTGAGAAGAAGAG GTATGTCTTGAAGAAGATCCGGCTCGCCCGCCAGACCGCCAGGTGCCGTCGATCCGCGCACCAAGAG ATGGAGCTAATCGCGAAAGTAAGGAGCCCGTACATTGTGGAGTACAGAGATTCTTGGGTGGAGAAG GGCTGCTATGTGTGCATCGTGATCGGTTACTGCGAGGGAGGGGACAT GCTAGAGGCCATTAAGAAGGCTAACGGCAGCCATTTCCCGGAGGAG AAACTCTGTGTGTGGCTTGTTCAGCTCCTGATGGCGCTTGATTACCTGCATGCCAGTCATATCCTTCATCGAGACGTGAAG TGTTCAAATATATTTCTTACAAAGGACCAAAATATACGGCTCG GTGATTTTGGGCTGGCTAAAGTATTGACTTCTGATGATTTAGCTTCATCG gttgtgggaactcccagTTACATGTGCCCTGAGCTTCTTGCTGATATTCCATACGGCTCCAAGTCCGACATATGGTCGCTAG GATGCTGCATCTATGAGATGACTGCGCTGAAGCATGCATTCAAAGCATTT GATATGCAGACACTGATAAACAAGATTAACAAGTCTGTCGTCGCTCCTCTACCGACTATATATTCGGGTGCATT TAGGGGCCTCATCAAAAGCATGCTGCGCAGAAATCCGGATCACAGACCAAGT GCTGCGGATCTGCTAAACCACCCGCATCTTCAGCCCTATGTGTTGGAAATCCAATCGAAATCAAGTCCGGCTCACAATATGTTCACAGCTATACTTCCTAACAGACATGAAAAAAACAAGACTGCATGTTCTGATGATGAAGAAACTTGCAAACCCCAATATGTTAAGAGTCATTCATTTAAAGCACAGAGGATTGTGGAACTTGACAATGCCACTGCTAACAATGGCCCTCCTCAGTCTACCAGAACAGCAAAAGATTGTTCAGAACCGCTTCATCAACAGATGGGTCAGTTACCAGACCAGGTCACCAACGAAGTTGTCAAAGAAGCGATGGATGATAAACATTCAAAAGAAAAAGGATCACCAGCACGTACCCCTCGAAGGGCGTCCTCTACTCCTAGGAGACGGCTAGAACCTGCAAAAACATTTCATGCTAGAACAGCTCACAAAGAGGAG CCTCCCCCATCAGGATCTTCAGTGGATCAGACAATACAAGCTACACGGCGAGCATCACTTTCCCCACACATGTTCAAAGCAGCTGAGAAGAGGCGAGTCGTCAACATTCTCACCAAATTGAAGTCTCCTGATGTTTCAGTTAACGCACCTCGAATCGACAGAATTGCTGAATTCCCACTGGCATCCTCTGAAGATCCGTTGTATCCCATCATGAAGCTCTTGCCACCATCTATCACTGACAAATCGATCACCAAGGACAAATGCACTTTCCAAGTGCTCCGGGGGGGCAGCGAAAGCCACACCAACACTCGTGATCCGAACCTGCTCAGTATCGACAATAATCAAGTCGGAAGTTCGTCCGATTGGAGGCAGAAGAGGTTTGACACGACGTCCTACCGGCAGCGAGCTGAGGCTCTAGAGGGCTTGCTTGAGTTCAGTGCCCAGTTGCTCCAACAAGAGAGACTTCAGGAGCTGGGGATCTTGCTAAAGCCTTTTGGGCCTGGGAAGGCGTCTCCAAGAGAGacagccatatggttgtcaaagaGCTTCAAAGAAACGGGATTATAA
- the LOC119314424 gene encoding histone H3.2 produces the protein MARTKQTARKSTGGKAPRKQLATKAARKSAPATGGVKKPHRFRPGTVALREIRKYQKSTELLIRKLPFQRLVREIAQDFKTDLRFQSSAVSALQEAAEAYLVGLFEDTNLCAIHAKRVTIMPKDIQLARRIRGERA, from the coding sequence ATGGCCCGCACGAAGCAGACGGCGAGGAAGTCCACCGGCGGCAAGGCGCCGCGGAAGCAGCTGGCCACCAAGGCGGCGCGCAAGTCGGCCCCGGCCACGGGCGGCGTGAAGAAGCCGCACCGCTTCCGCCCGGGCACCGTGGCGCTCCGGGAGATCCGCAAGTACCAGAAGAGCACGGAGCTGCTCATCCGCAAGCTGCCCTTCCAGCGCCTCGTCAGGGAGATCGCGCAGGACTTCAAGACCGACCTGAGGTTCCAGTCCTCCGCCGTGTCGGCGCTGCAGGAGGCCGCCGAGGCCTACCTCGTGGGCCTCTTCGAGGACACCAACCTCTGCGCCATCCACGCCAAGCGCGTCACcatcatgcccaaggacatccagCTCGCAAGGCGCATCAGGGGCGAGAGGGCCTAG